The DNA sequence AAAAACTCGAAAATTTCTGTTACCTGCTTCATGCACACTCTATACCTTGTTTCCTATTAATTATTCAGCAGTTTTCTTAATTAAGTTTATATGGGTTACCAATTCAAGTTAATATTTCTTAACTTTAATCTTGAAGTGCATATGACTATACCATCTTAGAATACTAATTgcttcaattgatttatgcattTTGTAAAGCTCCATCGTACAAAGTAACTGTTGAAGATCTTTTTATTCCATTGGTGGAGCAACTAATTAGAGCTTCTGATAAAACTTCTTGGGTCCCTTTCTTCACCATTGGAAATTGGAAATGGAGTCTTGCACTGCTATTAACACTTTGCAGTGTAAGCAAGGTTTGATAAGGTTAATCAATGGGAGGTTTTCCTAATCCTCTGCCATTTAATGAAATCAGTTGGATAACTAGATTcatattgtatataaaaaaaaaggagtgAGAATGCAACCATAAAGCATAATCTGAGAGATgcccaaaaaaaaaattccaagtaTTTGTCAATGAATGTAAAATCACTTAATTTTAATAAACTCGTTCATTTCCAAATTGATTTTGTGCAGAGCACTACTAACCTGCACAGAATGGTTAGGAGATTATCTTTTACACAAGCACATGGTCATGCTTACTTCCTAGAAGAGGTACTAACAGGGcaagtaattagttgaaaaatatagtttattttaatttaaatcttGTTATTCTATATTAGTATAGATTGACGTACACATGCATGCAGGGATAAAATGGTATTATTGTCTTGGATAAGCATGCACACAATCAcaccaacacacacacacacacacacacacacacacacaggtaTCTTACTAGCGGTGCAAGTAATAAAGGGGAAAGTAATTTTGTTCAACCTATATCATGGCATTCTAGTTTTACATTGCTTTATAGATAAATTAACTCATGATTATAGGCATAATTCTAGTGTTACCCCAGACTATTATTAATAAGCCATTGCTTCTTTGTGCTTTGCAGATATTGTTCAGAAACTGATAAACAGGGGCAAACATATTCTGGCTGTCAAGTATGTTTTTGAGTTTAATCTTGTTGATAAGATCTCACCGGTTGCCATTTTGAAAGATTGTGTTGAGGAGTCTAAGGAACTTTCCAAAAGACTTACAGAGGAGGGAAAGACTCTGGTATGTCTTTGTGTGGGTGCACGCCCTACCACTCTTGATTGATAACCTAATTCATTCATAGTACCACTGCCCATATTTACTGAAAAATTGAGCTATCTTTTCAGATTGAGACTACAGCTAGAGAAATTCATGCACTGAAGTCTGTTATTAAGACTATTGAGTATCATAAACTCGAATCTGAATATCCGCGAGCTATAGTTGATCAGCGTATAGAGGAAGTGAGGAGGCACAAGTCAATGATAAAGAAGAAGTTAAAAATGAAGCGCCGCGCATGTGCACAGGCTTCTACTGCAAAGCTTCTGCTGCATCAACAACAACATCAGCCGCAGCAGCCACAGAGAAAGATGCAGATGCAGAGGCAGCAGCAAAGCGAATTTAAGCGCCCTCGAACTCAAACACCGAATGCAGTTGGTCATTCGGCTATCCAGAAAAATAATGTTAATGAAGGTGATTTAACAACGCACCAATACCAGTACTGTTGTGAAGAACCTCTTGTTCATTCATCAGTATGTTTATTTCAAGAACATCTAAATCCTTACATGAATTCAACAGCTGTGCAATTTGGCATGGTAGATCTTTCAGGTGGGCCTTATGGTAATATTCAATATTACCAACCTTATTACTCTCCTCAATGGTAAATCACTTGTCAATTTTGAATAAACTACCATTGctacccacgaaagttgaaaacaCTAACACATATatccatagaaaaagaaaattaggacctgataatatcccgattgaggtttggaagggtcttgggggaaaaggcatcaactggttaaccaagctttttaatgagattttaaggtcaaagaagatgcctgatgagtggagaaagagcacgttggtacctatctacaagaataagggggatatacaaagttgcggaaattatagagggattaagcttatgagtcatactatgaagttatgggaaagggtgatagaacggaggttgagaaaagagacacaagtaacagagaaccaatttggatttatgccagacagatctaccactgaagcgatatacctattaagaaggatgatggagaggtatcgtagtaataaaagggatctacacatggtgtttattgatttggaaaaagcgtatgatagggtaccaagggaggtcttatggaaggttttagaaaagaggagagtaaggatcgcatatattcgggcaattaaagacatgtatgatgggccacaactagtgtgaagactcaaggtggtgtgacagagaaatttcctattggtataggattacaccagggatcatccttaagtccataccttttcacattagtcttggaagtactcacagagcacatccaagagcctgtgccatggtgcatgctttttgccgatgatatcgtccttatgggagagtcaagggaagacctaaataagaagttggagttatggagagaagctctagaagtgtatggtctgtgcataagccgtagcaagacggaatatatggaatgtaagttcagtctgagaagggaaaactccaatatagaggtgaaaattggagagaacaccttacgaaaagttaaaagttttaagtatcttgggtgcatcatacaggataatggagagattgaacatgatgtaaatcataggatccaagcaggttggtcaaaatggcggagtgcatctggttttatatgcgacaaaaaagtgcctttaaaacttaaaggtaaattctatcgcaccgctataagaccggctatgctgtatggtacggagtgttgggcggttaaaggagagcacgaacataagctgagtgtggcagagatgaagatgttgagatggatgagtggtcacacgcgattggataaaataaggaatgaagatataagggagagagttggagtagcacccattgtggaaaagatggttgaatcgcgtctcaggtggtttggacatgtgagaagaagaccgatagaacatccagtcaggagggtggatgagatggaagatggacaaagggcgaaaggcagaggaagacctaagaagaccatccatgaggtggtcaaacgagatctacatgtaaacggtctctctgtagacatgatacatgacagagcacaatggcgtcgtttgattcatgtagccgaccccacttagtgggacaaggctttgttgttgttgttgttgttgtacccATAAAACATGGGTTTTGTATAACATAatcatccaaacactaaaaaatcagcTGAAAACTCCAAATTACTCTTATCATCACCACTACTACCATCAtgccccctctctctctcttcgcattccctttttcatttttctcattcCCACCCCTCTTCACAATGGACTTCCGCCACCGACCTCCCCCAACGCTATCGCAACGGCCAAGAGACTCGCAATCACAACCACTACACTTTACCCTCCACCTCCTAAGGCCTCCGATGCCTTCCCACTCCCGATCTGCTTCGCCGAGAAGCAAACCCCATCTCTGCCTCCAAAAACCTTGTACTTGCTGGACTGCTTGAAGCACTGTCGCGCGACCACCATCAGCTATAGCGACTTCAATTCACCAACCATCAGCATTGCCACGCGACATCCATCAGCCACAACGAGCCGACGTTGCAGAGCGCGAGGACGCGGTCTCTGACGGGGATTGGATTCTGTGGCTTCGCAAGAAGATTGGAGGAGAATTTTATCCACTGGTGGTTGTTGTCGTCGTGACTTTAACACCTAGTTCTGCAATGGTACCCTTCAAACCTTCATCTCTTCTCTCATTTTTTGTTGCCCCCTTCATCattgttgttgatgttgttggagaATGTGGAAAGGAGCAGAGACGAAATGTTGGACTTGCACCCAGATTGAATTTGTGGTGTTGGATCCGTTTCTTCTGCAATGATGTGGTTGCGATGACTCAATTGGTTTTTGGTTCTTCTCCATTTGATGTGTTCTACTACTGTTGTTGGTGCCTCTGTTGTAACAACACGCATGTTTCAGAGAATAATGTGATGAACTGATGATGCAGATGATGACAAGGTAATTTGAGATTTTTAGGTGATTTTTcggtgtttggataattttgttgtgcggaactgttttatgggtacaaatagtaATTTCCTTCTTTTAAGGGTAGATGTGTCAGCATTTTCAACTTTCATagatagaaattataatttactcTACTAAGAAATTGTTTGGTTTTTACTCTATTAAAACTACTTCTAGGTTAACTAAGCTCCATCTTTGTTGGTTTGGGGTTAGCAATCGTAATTTGATAGGATTTGGAATGCTAAACAGTTACGTGATTTTAGTTTCAATCAAGAATCTCTCTAGCAGGAGTTATTTACTGATTTATGTTAAAATGTACATATGTAATAGATAAATCAATTGAGAGAAAAAATTACACAAATGTCCTAAAGTGAAATTGGATACATGCATGTTTTGTTTGCATATTTATGCAAATCGAATCAATTGAATAGGTTGTTCAAAAATCTAGAAACTCTATCTTACTCTAAGAATAGGTTGTTCAAAAATCTAAACGAGCTACCTTTATTGAGATCAAAGAGAAGGTTCAGAGGAGGGTACAAGGTTGGTAGCGCAACCCTACAGAGTCTCATATCAGAAATCCATTCCATTCTAAATCAGTATTGGTGGGGAGAACATGGTAATGAGAGGCGTATGGCATGGGTGAGCTGGGATACTGTGACTAGACCAAAGGCTGAAGGAGAGCTGGGGCTCAAAGATCTCAAAGGAGTCAATTGGCAGGTAGGCCCCGAAACCACAATCAGCATTCTTCACTAACCATGGCTCCCTTTCACATTGGCCAGGAGCAAGCTCACATCCTCCAGAATCACAGGCTTTTCTAGGTTAAGGACCTGCAAACCCAACACAGAATGGAATCAGACACTGATTGAACAAGTCTTTCCTCTTGAAACAAGTCTCAAAATTCAATCAATCAAAATAGGAGATGAAGATAAAATTCAATGGGCCCTCAATAGTTGAAAGTGTTATGACGTAGCATCAGGATACCAAATCACATACCAGCAAAGGGTTCCGCCAGAGTCAGCAGCCTCTTCCACCGAAGCTCAAACCAGTATCTCTGAGCTTTCTTTCTTCAAACATTTCGTTTCTTTCCCTTTCTAAGCAACTTTACTCTTTTCGTTTTATTCTAGCAAGATTGTTTAATGCTAGAAAGTTTTTTGAGAGATCCCCAATCTTTCATTATTGTTGTTCGGGAATGGATTCTCTCCGTTGTGAAACAAAATTGAGagtgtaaagtgtgatttttaactttttagtatttttttcttatatttatttttatcccacttataaaattaatgatgaaaaatcacattttactttttttaattgttaaaaaaaattgagagaatttaTTCCCATTATTGTTCTATCCTATGACTCGGACCCATGCCacagcttttttttttgttactattAAATAAATTCCTTatctttgaagaaaaaaaaaacataaatattcttttttaattatactaGCAGTGATTGTAAATGTATAATAAAATATGTTCTTCCACAATTACGTTGTCAGTGACCATAAaattgagataaaaaaaaattgtttcttACTTCGCAGAAAATAAGTATAAAATTTTGAGATAATgtacaaaaatataaatcttctaaaatgaagtaaaataaaaaataaaaaataattaatttgtcaaatattttaaaaaattaataaagcgCTCAACCACCCCCTCCCCCAAAGAAAAAATAACGAGAACCAATAGAACtatagaagatagaaaaattcaccTTAAGCATAAAACCATTCTTTTGAAAACTTACAGGAGTGGTCGATCAAACTGATTTAACCAAAAactagagtttaattttaatttaatctttaaacaAACCATTTTTATCTAAGAACCGATGAATCGAAGAATAAAAAAGTTGACCGTAAACTAGTGAATTGGATTTAAGATGTAggttctaaatcctaaatcctaattatatacaattttttggATAGATTGTTTGTCTAAGCTttatataaaagaaataaaaaaattaatatttttcgaataatttaagaaataaataaataaataaatgtatacGTAACTTGTATCATCATGGAACTTGCGAATATTTTTGCTATCTCTAGTTTGTAACTAATAATAACTTGAGGGGTTTTTTTTTTCATGGTATTTTCTAGGCCAAAAGATTAAGAATTAAACTGTAGcggatttgagttttatttaaaggTCTGTCGTTGGTCAATAAATTATTGCATGTACAAGATAAAATTCGAATGCCCAATACTTAAACGGTTGAGTAAATTGATTATTCGACCAATCCAAGTTGGTTACTTGAGGTGTTTAATTAACTCggtttgttaattattttttttatatgattatatcAAAGCAAACACATCAATTGGAGTTTCACAAGTCAACGTGGCTTTACTTTGCTTTTATCGAAGCAGCAGGTATATATAAGGGACACATTCAAGATCAGAGCCATAGGTAGGAGaaaacaaattatatttaaaaaaaaaagtttagagtTGGATGGAGTCAGTAGGCAAAAGTAATAGGGAAATAGTTGTGGTGGTGACGATGTTTCTTTCAGTTTGTTTAGTGTGTTATTGCGATGGCAGTGTAATCGTATCGAAAGATGGGAACGGAGATTACAAAAGTGTGAGTGAAGCAATTAAGAATGCTCCAAAGTTGAGTGAAAGTGTTTACACCATTCATGTTCGAGCTGGTACTTATGAAGAGTATGTTGTTATTCATCATGACAAGACCAATATTAAGCTTGTTGGAGATGGTCCTCGCCACACTAAATTAGTTGCTTACCAAGGTTCCACCATAGGTatgtattttcattttattttttttatttatttatttgctcccATCATTTCAACttcaacaattatttaaaaaaaaaaaaaaagataaaaattactcATGATAGAATAGATTAGAATGAAGACTTAAAATTCAAATCAAACATGCATGAAAGAGTAACTACTAATTATGATACTACATTGtttccttccttttttttcttcttcttctccttattCAGCTCTATGCTTACTATTTGTAATATTTTAATACAGTGGGAGCATATGTGATGATTCACCTAAAAAATCAATATGTAAATAAGACGGTGAAAATTTACATATAACTGGTTTTGTGtgaagttaatatttaaaaattattaaataatttaataaatttaattaaatcatcatttaataatttttaattatcaattttatataaaaatgattgtacataaatattcaatttgaattttgtggtaCAAATTGATGTGCGTACTGTCACTTAGGattattcaaatatataaaatcCCCTATTGAAGTTCTTAGTATTTgatttttggtatatatatatatatatatatataatgtctaatttttaatatacaatatACACAGTATTTTTAGATGCTTATACACGGACGAACTCATACTAGTAGAGAGAGTGACCTAGAAGAGAATCTGAATGCAATCAATGCATTAAACAATTTTTGCATGAAAAAAATGGCAGTCAGAGAGTAAAAAATATATGGCAAATTCTAGTATGTATATATTTTTAgcaattataataattatataagtattgttaaaattaaaaatgttttttaatagtttgataatacggtttttagtaatatttttttaaaggcaatgctaaataataaaaaaatgttaccttaatttaaatataattatactaGGTGTACACAAAATTAATCAATAAAATCAATTactaacataaaatatatattaaatataaatatatattaaaaataaattaaacaatatatatatatatattgatattcaTTTGAATAgtttattttaatgtataaatactttttaaaattttaataatattttttgaagtaTTATAACTACTGTAATTAACCACCGTATACGCATACTAGAACGAGGATAAGGTGCGTCTGCAAGGCCTAGTTTGATTTTAGGGTTTTGTGATAATAAGTAATTCAATTAACTCCTCTTCTTTTAATCTTGAGTTTTTAAAGCCTTAATTTTTTGGTAACAATAAAAAGATAATGTAGGTCTAATGGAGGTATAAATGCTAAGGGTAATTTGGAGGGATGTTATACCCGCCTACCAAAAGTTTAAAGAATATTGAGAtgatcattttaattttaaaatataaaaaattataattataattttaataatacttatATAGTTATCTTAATTACTGTATTATAGTCCTATTAGAATCTATCAATTGACATTTATATTGCAATCTAATCTATCTATATACACAAAAGTTAATAAGCTATTCATACAGGTGGAAATTCAGATAaagtcgacttcatgtgaagttaataCTTCAAAATCGTTAgataatttaactgatttgattaaattttcatcCAACGACTTTTAGGTATCAATTTCACGTAAACTCGACTTCATTCAAGGTATAGAAAACAAGTACATGCAACCCCAACTTAACAACTACCGTTAGACTAAGGAATTAACCTAACAACGATAACcttttcttttttgtattttaaatttgggTAGTTGACAACCTACCACACAAATAATTGTAACCTACTTCGTCTTATCAGATATTGGTTGCCAACTTGCTAGCTGCTGAATTATTGATCGATCTACTTATATAGTAACTATACTTCTACAGTGATCTATATATATAGTGGCATCATCATGGTTAATAGACTTTAAAGTAGTATGGTTTCCATTATGTAAAAGTTAGAGCTTAATTTTGATATATGTTGataatgtaaaattttttatgtagtCTTACCattatatttgttttttgaataattattgatattataataaaaataattatttttaataatgtgatattatgtaattaaatacacgtataaaattattttacacgtg is a window from the Arachis hypogaea cultivar Tifrunner chromosome 1, arahy.Tifrunner.gnm2.J5K5, whole genome shotgun sequence genome containing:
- the LOC112790755 gene encoding FRIGIDA-like protein 2, with the translated sequence MSSASPPPSTPAKDANLPQLETYQHFSACVFPQNYVVSGSVMPRYALSVLCEKMDGVGLRNYLFAHFKDRIKVQAELPGALRCAPEPGKMVLEALQGFHGGSGFNDAELKKVRKCCLMLMKQLRIANAWLSSKTREKALEAAREWKERLVAIDSGNTLVALGFLHLVAAFGLVSEFILDELVDCSLGATIHEEFPELCRITGLADRVPDIVQKLINRGKHILAVKYVFEFNLVDKISPVAILKDCVEESKELSKRLTEEGKTLIETTAREIHALKSVIKTIEYHKLESEYPRAIVDQRIEEVRRHKSMIKKKLKMKRRACAQASTAKLLLHQQQHQPQQPQRKMQMQRQQQSEFKRPRTQTPNAVGHSAIQKNNVNEGDLTTHQYQYCCEEPLVHSSVCLFQEHLNPYMNSTAVQFGMVDLSGGPYGNIQYYQPYYSPQW